The Megachile rotundata isolate GNS110a chromosome 4, iyMegRotu1, whole genome shotgun sequence region AAACAGGGTGCTAAGGTTATTGCCGCCGACCGGGATTTGAAAAGTGCTGAAAAAACTGTTGCATCTTTAAATGGTCCGTATAACACTTTCTTATATCTTTTTCCTTTggcaataatatatatttaatgttttaGATTCCAAACATTTGGCAGTAAATGTAGATGTTTCTGATGAAAGTAGTATTAAGGAAGCATTTAAAATTgctgtaaataaatattcagtgCCACCAACTATTATAGTCAATTCTGCAGGCATTACACGcgatcaatttattttaaaacttacACAAGATGATTTTGATCAAGCATtgaatgtaaatttgaaaggGACATTTTTCACAATTCAAACAGCAGTGAAAGAAATGATGAATGCGAATGTAAGCACAGGTAgctcaattattaatttaagttCCATCATTGGCAAAATAGGAAACATGGGTCAAGCTAATTATGCTGCATCAAAAGCTGGTGTTATAGCTATTACAAAAACTGCTTGTTTAGAATTTGGACAGTAAGTATTAAACTAATAACTATTAAACACTTTGCTTCATAAAACCCTCAATATACcagattacatgattatgatatGCCAGTGTTTATGATTACTATCACAGGTAAATATATTTGGATTATAGGTTTGGAATCCGTGTAAATGCAGTGCTACCTGGTTTTATAGAAACTCCTATGACAGAAACTGTACCCGATAATGTGAAACGAATGTTTATAAAACGAGTAGCCCTTCGTAGAATGGGAAAGCCAGAAGAAGTAGCAGAAGTTATTGCATTTTTGGCATCCAGTAAAAGTTCTTATATTAATGGCGCTTCTATTGAAGTTACAGGGGGAATGAACTGAgtttaaaaacattttgatacatttttataatttgttatggatgtaatatatacaattgtgtacataaacataaaaaaaaattatggttataaaatgaatattttataaaaaatgtgatttatttgtttaacataaatatttacaagttaTGTGCAtcattttttctttcctttaaGTTTTTTTGCATGTTTGTGAGCTTTGTAATGTGTCTTTTTCTTTTCATCAATAATCTCTTTATATTTACGTttattaaatttggaaaattcagcATCAGCCATAAGCTCATCCACAATTGTCTTCTTACGTTCTTTCTTTGTAAGACGTCCAGAATAATAATCCAAAGGTGAATTAACAACTTTACCAATTTGGAAGTATTTTGGTAAAACTTTCAGATCATTCTTTTTATAGAAACGTTTTGGATCTAATACTGATCTCATTTGTATGACCTGAAGATCATGTTTAACTTCTGGTGTCATTTCAGGAGCAGGCATATTAAACCAACCAGTACCCTTAGTTTTAGCCCGTTCTCTTTGTCTTTTagcttttaattttcttttgccTATATGTTCATTGTGCACATATTTTAGTTGTTCCCAACCAGGCTTAACAACGCTATTTTTCATAATGTCATCAACTGATACTATTTCTTGTTTTAAAGCTGTTAAGTTTGGAGGGGATGTTTTGCCTTTCTTGTGTGTGCCTGACCATCCCATATCATTTTCGAATTCATCGAGATCGATATCTTTTGCTGAGTTAAACACGTTCCTTTTTGTTCGGGcttcattttcaattaaattttcctCTATATCAAAGAACTTCGACGGTTCTCCACctgtcaaaataataaaatattatttataacctGTCATACGAATCTAACcttaattaaaacaatattcAAAAATGTATTTCAGCACCTGTTTCTTCGAAATCGAAATCATCGTCTGACTGTAATAAACAatcttttgttaataattcttgttGACCTCTAGTATCAATAATAATATCCATTATCAAAAACAAACAAGCAAAATACAACTGTATGGTTAATGTGGCTTATGCGACAAGTTCAGACTGAAGAAAAAAAGTGGGAATCGATAGTCGTAGAAGTTCGATACCGCGGCAAacagtaattatttaaaatatccgcatattttatcgaaagaatttacattttaaattctTCTCATCTACGGGTAATaggaatttcgtaatttaggAATATGCGTTCTGATTACACACGCATGTTCCGCTTTTATAGTATAGATACTTTATCGATTGGGACAACATTGTATTTCTTTTCTGTAAGTTCCGTTAGATCTCGACTCTTTTAACTTCGCTTCTCGTTTTTATTTAATCTCCCACTCTGTGCccccttttcatttttttttctcctttcacTCCCTCTGACCAGTGAAAGTATTCATCGTTCGGAACAGAGACAAAATGTAGTCCCTAGGAACGTGGTTCTTgcgtttattatttataagtGTCAAGAATTCTTCCTGTATCGAATAACTGTcaataatgtattaaataacattaattctattatttataacggtatacatttaaaatataatattatgttttataaatattattttattcatgtGTAGTATCATTGTTCTTCGACGTTCCCATAGTGCCTTTACCGAGAATAGTTCATCGTTTTAATTACTAGAAAGGCACAAAATAACTCGATGAAAATTATACATACATTCAATATTCTTACGTTTTAACAACTATGTTAAGTATTCAAGAGAAACAATGAACTGTTCACTGCTTTACTTTCTGAATAACATCAGACACGCTATAACTGATTATGAAACAGAAATATTGTATAAGATACATAGCAAAAAATGTAGTAAGATTTATTTATGTTCTAAACTCTTAAAAAGCAACCACAAGCACTTCCTCAACACAACTTTTCACTATATTATTAAagcgaattttataaatttcaaaagcaATATCCACGGAATTTATGAATCGAAGGAAGAATTTCAAGGAAGACTGGTCGAGCAATTAAAAAGAAGTACACATCTAAACGTACGtgtaaaaacaaattatttaaaattctcgATTCGTTTCCAAACTCGAGTCTAtcgatacaaattaaaatacgaATATTATTAAGATACTGTAAAATATTCTGTTCAAAGTCGTCGTTTGCTATAAACCATCAGGCTCGGACGTTATGGGATTCGTTTACCTTGGATTATATTTACCATACAGGCCATAAACGAGATTTTAGAAAAACATCTAAGCAGACGAGGAATTTAGTATCCAAAGGTAATGAATTTTGTAACGAAAGATCGGTGGACGATGAAACATGGGAACCGTACGACAAGAAAGGTCAACCATCGGACAAGGCTAACTTTGGACCTTCGTTCGAACCTGAACATGTTTTACTTTCGACTACATCAATGGACAAGTTGTCTCCTTTGCAGAGGAAAAACAAATTCAgtttatttttacaagtttcaCTCCAGTTTCGCTGAGATTATTACAAGGAATCGTATCACGATGATTTCAGAATGAGTTTGCAGATTTTTGTATGAACACGTTCAATGAAAGTAAAAGGCAATTGTGATGTGATGTAATTTAAAAGTGACTCGACATTTTTTACtttagaaatttcgagatttttagGATATGGAATATGAAGCTTTCTTTCTTATATTCTTCGGTTTACGTCAATGCCAGGGAGAACCTGTAGGGAGTTTAGGGAGAGCCCAGTAAAAGTCAATGAACAGCCTCAGTATTGAAATAACGGTAAACCGTGTACACAGAATAAAAAGAGTGttgaaattgaattaataattcaagaattgaaaaaggaaaagaaCATAAACTAGACTTTGAACTCGACAATCTATTCTGATTATTATTCAAACTTCAGCAGCAGACTAATTACCATGACGAAAGATATTCATCTTGGTTTGAACTTCATAACACGTGGTGCGTGGCAATACCAAAAATAGTTATCGATTTCTTTCTAATACTTTCACTGTTGAATTCATTGATCGAAACCTGTGCAGATATTTCGCTTTTATTGAACGTCCGAAATcgatcaaattaataaaatttgttcattgaTTCGGTAAAAATAACCGTGGCTAATATAAAATCTGATAATATCGATTATGAAGGTTATTTTAATCTAATGCTTATGTTTGCTGTTTTGCATTACTGGCGTAATTTTATCGGTGTAATTTCCTTCGTTTGTGTTTTAATTTATAGCGACCTTTGTGGCAACCGATATGTTTTTGCTATATCGTTCCTTGGACAACGATTACAAATCTAACAGAAAAGCTTGggaaataaataattgtctCTTTTTATCGTTTGTTTTGATGTTctgtcattggcgtaactagataaagatcaaattcctaaaaaggAAATGGACAGCTACGCCAATTCCATAGCGTAACATGATCGTTGCGATGAAGATTTTTCGTTTTCGACTAAATTAAACTCACAGCTACGATTCGTACAGTCAACGCGTTAATAAATATCCTAAATATATGCTACGTTGCAAAGTAAGTTATTCAATTTGCCACGCGGCTCGAACACGATTTAACGATTCTTCTGTTGTAGCTCGCTTTAATTGCTACTTTCTCGATGAATGCGTAGTTGCAGACGCTTGCAACGATCGATTGCAACTACTAGAAATTTCGTCGTAATGTTTCGACATCGATGACAGACCACTGtaataatgataatactaaaaataaggaaaatgaaattgaatttcagCTCGACTGAGCAGCCAATGACAACGTCCGACGAAAGTTCTACGCGGTAGAAAGAGAAACCACCATCTCCTAATTGTATGAAATTTCATGGTGAAACTTCTGCCATAGTCTGTGTCAATTTTGTACGAACTCATGCAAAACATTGTCGAAAGCTACGTGATATCACTGCTGGCAATTAGTTCGCTTTTGGTGATCGATTAATTATCGATAGTTAAAAGCTTTATTATCTGTATTGGTCAAATCAATAATCAAACTTCTATCTGTAATAAATGGACGTTCATAACGtttaattatacttaaaaatattacaaaatcatacaatctcaaagtCAGATAGTACAAAGAAGAaaagtgaaaattattttcatataaaatattttaaacaaaaaaaaaactatcAGAAGAGAAACTAGTTACAAAGATCAGTCGCTATTCAAACATTCTTGTTCAGCAGTATAAATCTCTGGTTTTATGTAAGCTTTCTAATTTTAATACGCTAAATCTGGCCTCCTTCCTTTCTTCCTTGCCCACCAGAAACAATAATTCACCACGTTTAAGGATCAAACTCGgtgttttagaatttgaaaatacgtAACTTTCCTATTGTTACTCATACTACATGGGAAGTGCCATTTTGGATGATTCAGATCCATCCGGGTGCCTTGCGATAGAAATTCCTGGAGATCGTCTTTCGAAATACTTTTACCAACGTCAGTTCACCACCTCGCAGCATCCGGTAATCATTGTTATGTTTCAATCGACGAGCATAGCAGTCTACCCTGAGTCTGGTAAGCGTTTATCATTCATAGCATGGCCAAGTTCCTAGACCGCGCTAAAAGGAACAAAACCCGCATGTTTTCCAAGCCACAGGATGTTTAGCAATTGACGTTGAAAAAAATCCTCTCGAAAGAAACTGTGACGTATCTTTGTTGGCTTTCTTCGTGCAGTTCGTCAACGGACACGAAATTATGCTAACTACGTACGGTTTGAACCATGGTGCGCGTGTCGGGCCTAAGGTGTCCGTCCACTGGCGCTCACTTTTCAATACGGGGAGGTTTCTCCCACCATATGCTCGTACTTTCATTACTACCAAGATATTCATCCGGAGGAGCCATTTTTCCACCATTACCAGCTTCGTCGTCCTAGCTGATTCTTGGCCATCGGACGAGAAGAAACCACCACGAGCAGAAGCCGCAGAGAGAGACACTCGGAAGGTTCGCAGACTGGTCGAAGCGGATCGCGTTTGTTCTGCTCGGAAATTATGACAACGAGAACGAAACAGGTCCGTGTACAAATACCCTGGAAGAACTCGGAGATGCGACTGCAGAGATTTACGTGACTGGAAGAAGCTGATCAAgatttcgtttcatttttttttttcgattcgTGACAACCTCGATCAGTGAAAGATTTGTATTCCGTTAGAAGTTTAAAGAGGGGCTACCTGTGATTCGTATTACTTTTTGACTGTGATATTTAAATTGACATCAGAGGACGAGTAGTCCAGAAGACTTCGCTCCGTGAAGAGTTCAAGAGTGCATAAAATAGATCTATTTTTGATCATGATCAGTCGGGATTGATCGGAATCTTTCGATTTTTGCTCGAGCACGATGAGTCGATCGTGGTGTTTCGTTTTGTTGTGCCTCGCGATTCATGGGGCTAAATCGTCCTCGAACGTCTCGGAGAATCCCGTCCAAGAACTTCTTCCGAGCCACCGATCACGAACTTCGGCGGACAGTGTTGTCGACACGACTTTCAATGAAAGCTGGACTACCTTGTCGGAGGTACTGGACATTTTTAACGTACATCATCTTGCTAGTAACTGGACCGAAGGAAAATATCCTGTCGATAAGCAATGCGCCAAACACGTTACACGATACATCGATGGACTGAGAAGAAACGAAGGATGGGCACTGAAAGGTACGCCGAAAGTTTACGGTATAAATCATGGTTTTAGTAGGAAGAAtttctgtaaatatttaacGATCGATTATTCGGGAGTAGCCTTATGTAAACAtcattttttctcttctttgtaCGTACACGTAAATGTAACGGTACACTCGGGTGAAACGCAAGATGAGGATTCATAtgtaaacttgacaattttttaattaccatTTCTTCGCActgccaaatttttaaatacccctaaatttttaactaaCTCTTACATTTCCGAACCCtgaaaattctttcaaaatCAGGAAGAAGAGTGTAAGAGTCTCCTCCTACCTTAGGTTGCCATCTTTTCCGTAGAAAAATTAGATTTTCACTTGACTGTACTTCTCAGTACagagtaaaaatttattttgcaaatagaAAGTGTACGAGTCCGTTCGAATTACTCGTGTTAGTTGAATTGAATATGAATATAAGACAAAAAGTTTAATCGTTAGTCCTTGAACAACGCGTTCACGTTATACTTGAAGTAACGTCATTAGTACAACCAGGATTTTTATCAGAGGGGCATTTCCTTAGACTTATTAACAGTATTTGCCTACTTACGTATCATGGCGAGGAGgcctttgaaaatttatcattccATTGAACATTATAATCAACGagttattatcaaaataatattgCAACTTGAGTAACATTGCTAAAGTCCAATAATGTTTATATCGTTTAACTTACATAATAACATTTCTCCAATTTGTCACTTTTACATCTTCAAGCTGACCTTCAAGaatgtttcgaaatttctataaaaaatgtaaaagagtAGAAACCGGAGACGAGATACATTAACCGAATCTCTTAAAAATAAACGCTCAAGAAGATGCATAAAGATCTGTTACTCATTCATATTCAATATATCTGTTTTGATAGATCAACAAAAAATGAGTTGAATCAATTAATTCACTTTCATGAGGAAGGAAATCGAGAGTTTGATAGGTCACGAGTCGTTTTGCCAGAAATGTCCTCGAATAGACATCTGCCAGCCAGCAGGCAGTTCCTCCTCCCGGTTTGCCTACTTT contains the following coding sequences:
- the LOC100884017 gene encoding (3R)-3-hydroxyacyl-CoA dehydrogenase — translated: MVAGKLAFVTGAGGGIGREVCRLLTKQGAKVIAADRDLKSAEKTVASLNDSKHLAVNVDVSDESSIKEAFKIAVNKYSVPPTIIVNSAGITRDQFILKLTQDDFDQALNVNLKGTFFTIQTAVKEMMNANVSTGSSIINLSSIIGKIGNMGQANYAASKAGVIAITKTACLEFGQFGIRVNAVLPGFIETPMTETVPDNVKRMFIKRVALRRMGKPEEVAEVIAFLASSKSSYINGASIEVTGGMN
- the LOC100883908 gene encoding deoxynucleotidyltransferase terminal-interacting protein 2, which produces MDIIIDTRGQQELLTKDCLLQSDDDFDFEETGGEPSKFFDIEENLIENEARTKRNVFNSAKDIDLDEFENDMGWSGTHKKGKTSPPNLTALKQEIVSVDDIMKNSVVKPGWEQLKYVHNEHIGKRKLKAKRQRERAKTKGTGWFNMPAPEMTPEVKHDLQVIQMRSVLDPKRFYKKNDLKVLPKYFQIGKVVNSPLDYYSGRLTKKERKKTIVDELMADAEFSKFNKRKYKEIIDEKKKTHYKAHKHAKKLKGKKK